Proteins found in one Rhinolophus ferrumequinum isolate MPI-CBG mRhiFer1 chromosome 9, mRhiFer1_v1.p, whole genome shotgun sequence genomic segment:
- the FAM43B gene encoding protein FAM43B — translation MLPWRRNKFVLVEDEAKCKAKSLSPGLAYTSLLSSFLRSCPDLLPDWPLERLGRVFRSRRQKVELNKEDPTYTVWYLGNAVTLHAKGDGCTDDAVGKIWARCGPGGGTKMKLTLGPHGIRMQPCERGAAGGSGGRRPAHAYLLPRITYCTADGRHPRVFAWVYRHQARHKAVVLRCHAVLLARAHKARSLARLLRQTALAAFSDFKRLQRQSDARHVRQQHLRAGGAAASVPRAPLRRLLNAKCAYRPPPAERGRGAPRLSSIQEEDEEEDQDTEERQEGAPQSERPEVLSLTRELRTCSLRGAPAPPPPVQPRRWKAGPRERAGQAR, via the coding sequence ATGCTGCCCTGGAGACGTAATAAATTCGTGCTGGTAGAGGACGAGGCCAAGTGCAAGGCTAAGAGCCTGAGTCCGGGGCTCGCCTACACGTCGCTGCTCTCCAGCTTCCTGCGGTCCTGCCCGGACCTGCTGCCGGACTGGCCGCTGGAGCGTCTGGGCCGAGTGTTTCGCAGCCGACGCCAAAAAGTGGAGCTCAACAAGGAGGACCCAACCTACACGGTGTGGTACCTGGGCAACGCCGTCACCCTTCACGCCAAGGGCGACGGCTGCACCGACGACGCCGTGGGCAAGATCTGGGCGCGCTGCGGGCCGGGCGGAGGCACCAAGATGAAGCTGACGCTGGGACCGCACGGCATCCGCATGCAGCCGTGCGAGCGCGGCGCAGCCGGGGGGTCCGGGGGCCGCCGGCCGGCGCACGCCTACCTGCTGCCGCGCATCACCTACTGCACGGCGGACGGGCGCCACCCGCGCGTCTTCGCCTGGGTCTACCGCCACCAGGCGCGCCACAAGGCCGTGGTGTTGCGCTGCCACGCCGTGCTGCTGGCGCGGGCGCACAAGGCGCGCTCCCTGGCCCGCCTGCTCCGCCAGACCGCGCTGGCGGCCTTCAGCGACTTCAAGCGCCTGCAGCGCCAGAGCGACGCGCGCCACGTGCGCCAGCAGCACCTCCGCGCCGGGGGCGCCGCGGCCTCGGTGCCCCGCGCTCCGCTGCGCCGGCTACTCAACGCCAAGTGCGCCTACCGGCCGCCGCCTGCCGAGCGCGGCCGTGGGGCACCGCGCCTCAGCAGCATccaggaggaggacgaggaggaggatcAGGACACCGAGGAGCGCCAGGAAGGAGCCCCCCAGAGCGAGCGGCCTGAGGTGCTCAGCCTGACCCGGGAGCTGAGGACGTGCAGCCTGCGGGGCGCCCCGGCGCCTCCGCCGCCCGTGCAGCCCCGCCGCTGGAAGGCCGGCCCGAGGGAGCGCGCGGGCCAGGCGCGCTGA